A DNA window from Enterobacter asburiae contains the following coding sequences:
- the rapA gene encoding RNA polymerase-associated protein RapA, with protein sequence MPFTLGQRWISDTESELGLGTVVAIDTRMVTLLFPATGENRLYARNDSPVTRVMFNPGDTVTSHDGWQLKIEDVKEENGLLAYIGTRLDTDEANVILREVLLDSKLVFSKPQDRLFAGQIDRMDRFSLRYRARKFQSEQYRMPWSGLRGQRTSLIPHQLNIAHDVGRRHAPRVLLADEVGLGKTIEAGMILHQQLLSGAAERVLIVVPETLQHQWLVEMLRRFNLRFSLFDDERYAEAQHDADNPFETEQLVICSLDFVRRSKQRLEHLCDAEWDIMVVDEAHHLVWSEDAPSREYMAIEQLAERVPGVLLLTATPEQLGLESHFARLRLLDPNRFHDFEQFVEEQNNYRPVADAVAMLLAGKRLSDDELNTLSDLIGEQDIEPLLQAANSDSDNAESARKELIDMLMDRHGTSRVLFRNTRNGVKGFPKRELHTIKLPLPTQYQTAIKVSGIMGARKTQEERARDMLYPEQIYQEFEGDTGTWWNFDPRVEWLMGYLTAHRSQKVLVICAKAATALQLEQVLREREGIRAAVFHEGMSIVERDRAAAWFGEEDSGAQVLLCSEIGSEGRNFQFASNLVMFDLPFNPDLLEQRIGRLDRIGQAHDIQIHVPYLEKTAQSVLVRWFHEGLDAFEHTCPTGRTIYDQVHGDLIGYLAAPENAEGFDELIKSCREKHDALKAQLEQGRDRLLEIHSNGGEKAQALAESIEEQDDDTSLIGFSMNLFDIVGINQDDRGENLIVLTPSDHMLVPDFPGLPEDGCTITFERDVALSREDAQFITWEHPLIRNGLDLILSGDTGSSTISLLKNKALPVGTLLVELIYVVEAQAPKQLQLTRFLPPTPVRLLLDKNGTNLAGQVEFESFNRQLSAVNRHTGSKLVNAVQQDVHAILQLGETQIEKAARALIDAARSEADEKLSAELSRLEALKAVNPNIRDDELAAIESNRQQVLESLNQAGWRLDALRLIVVTHQ encoded by the coding sequence ATGCCTTTTACACTTGGTCAACGCTGGATCAGCGATACAGAAAGCGAACTTGGACTAGGAACCGTCGTAGCAATCGATACGCGTATGGTTACCCTCCTCTTCCCTGCCACCGGTGAAAACCGTCTGTACGCTCGCAATGACTCCCCTGTTACCCGCGTGATGTTCAATCCGGGCGACACCGTGACCAGCCATGACGGCTGGCAGCTCAAGATTGAAGACGTAAAAGAAGAGAATGGACTGCTCGCCTACATTGGTACTCGTCTTGATACGGATGAAGCCAATGTCATCCTGCGTGAAGTGCTGCTCGACAGCAAACTGGTGTTCAGCAAGCCGCAGGACCGCCTGTTTGCCGGGCAAATCGACCGTATGGATCGCTTCTCCCTGCGCTATCGCGCGCGTAAGTTCCAGAGTGAACAGTACCGCATGCCGTGGAGCGGCCTGCGCGGCCAGCGCACCAGCCTGATCCCCCACCAGCTGAACATTGCCCACGACGTGGGCCGTCGCCACGCGCCGCGCGTGCTGCTGGCAGATGAAGTGGGCCTGGGTAAAACCATCGAAGCGGGCATGATCCTGCATCAACAGCTGCTTTCCGGCGCTGCCGAACGCGTGCTGATCGTGGTGCCAGAAACTCTGCAGCACCAATGGCTGGTTGAGATGCTGCGCCGCTTTAACCTGCGTTTCTCCCTGTTCGACGATGAACGCTATGCCGAAGCGCAGCACGACGCCGACAACCCGTTTGAAACCGAACAGCTGGTCATTTGTTCCCTGGACTTCGTGCGCCGCAGCAAGCAGCGTCTTGAGCACCTGTGCGATGCCGAGTGGGACATTATGGTTGTTGACGAAGCGCACCACCTGGTCTGGAGCGAAGACGCGCCGAGCCGCGAATACATGGCTATCGAGCAGCTTGCCGAACGCGTGCCTGGCGTCCTGCTGCTGACCGCAACGCCGGAGCAGCTGGGTCTGGAAAGCCACTTCGCCCGTCTGCGCCTGCTCGATCCAAACCGTTTCCACGACTTTGAGCAGTTCGTGGAAGAACAGAATAACTACCGTCCGGTCGCCGATGCCGTCGCCATGCTGCTGGCGGGCAAGCGTCTTTCTGATGACGAGCTCAACACCCTGAGCGATCTGATTGGCGAGCAGGATATCGAGCCGCTTTTGCAGGCTGCGAACAGCGACAGCGACAACGCGGAATCCGCGCGTAAAGAGCTGATCGACATGCTGATGGATCGCCACGGTACCAGCCGCGTGCTGTTCCGTAACACCCGTAACGGCGTCAAAGGCTTCCCGAAACGCGAGCTGCATACGATTAAGCTGCCGCTGCCGACACAGTATCAGACGGCGATTAAAGTCTCCGGCATTATGGGTGCGCGCAAAACCCAGGAAGAGCGCGCCCGCGACATGCTTTATCCGGAACAAATCTACCAGGAGTTTGAAGGTGATACCGGCACCTGGTGGAACTTCGATCCGCGCGTGGAGTGGCTGATGGGCTACCTGACCGCGCACCGCTCCCAGAAAGTGCTGGTGATCTGCGCCAAAGCGGCCACCGCGCTGCAGCTGGAGCAGGTTCTGCGCGAGCGTGAAGGCATTCGCGCCGCCGTGTTCCACGAAGGCATGTCCATCGTCGAGCGCGACCGCGCCGCGGCGTGGTTCGGAGAAGAGGACAGTGGCGCACAGGTTCTGCTGTGCTCGGAAATCGGCTCTGAAGGCCGTAACTTCCAGTTCGCCAGCAACCTGGTGATGTTCGATCTGCCGTTTAACCCGGATCTGCTGGAGCAGCGTATCGGCCGTCTGGATCGTATCGGCCAGGCGCATGATATTCAGATCCACGTGCCGTATCTGGAAAAAACCGCGCAGTCCGTGCTGGTACGCTGGTTCCACGAAGGTCTGGACGCATTTGAACATACCTGCCCGACGGGCCGCACCATTTATGATCAAGTGCATGGCGATCTGATCGGCTACCTGGCCGCGCCGGAAAACGCGGAAGGGTTTGATGAGCTGATCAAGTCCTGCCGTGAGAAGCACGATGCGCTGAAAGCGCAGCTGGAGCAGGGCCGCGACCGCCTGCTGGAGATCCACTCCAACGGCGGTGAAAAAGCGCAGGCGCTGGCTGAGAGTATTGAAGAACAGGATGATGACACCAGCCTGATCGGCTTCTCCATGAACCTGTTCGACATCGTCGGCATCAACCAGGACGACCGCGGCGAGAACCTGATTGTCCTGACTCCGTCCGATCACATGCTGGTTCCGGATTTCCCGGGCCTGCCGGAAGATGGCTGTACCATCACCTTTGAGCGTGATGTGGCGCTGTCCCGCGAAGATGCCCAGTTTATCACCTGGGAACACCCGCTGATCCGCAACGGGCTGGACCTGATCCTCTCCGGCGATACCGGCAGCAGCACCATCTCCCTGTTGAAAAACAAGGCGCTGCCGGTGGGCACCCTGCTGGTGGAGCTGATCTACGTTGTGGAAGCGCAGGCGCCGAAACAGCTGCAGCTCACCCGCTTCCTGCCGCCAACGCCCGTCCGCCTGCTGCTGGACAAAAACGGCACGAACCTGGCGGGACAGGTTGAATTCGAGAGTTTCAACCGACAGCTGAGTGCGGTAAACCGCCATACGGGCAGCAAGCTGGTGAACGCGGTACAGCAGGATGTGCACGCTATTCTGCAACTGGGCGAAACCCAGATTGAAAAAGCGGCCAGAGCGCTGATTGACGCCGCGCGCAGTGAAGCCGACGAGAAACTGTCTGCGGAGCTGTCCCGTCTGGAAGCGTTAAAAGCGGTCAACCCGAACATCCGCGACGACGAGCTGGCGGCGATTGAAAGCAACCGTCAGCAGGTGCTGGAAAGCCTGAATCAGGCTGGCTGGCGTCTGGATGCCCTGCGTCTTATCGTTGTGACGCATCAGTAA
- the rluA gene encoding bifunctional tRNA pseudouridine(32) synthase/23S rRNA pseudouridine(746) synthase RluA: MVMEPYNPPQDPWLVILYQDEHIMVVNKPSGLLSVPGRLDEHKDSVMTRIQRDYPQAESVHRLDMATSGVIVVALNKAAERELKRQFREREPKKQYVARVWGHPAQAEGLVDLPLICDWPNRPKQKVCYETGKAAQTEYEVLEYAPDNTARVLLKPITGRSHQLRVHMLALGHPILGDRFYAPPEALALAPRLQLHAQTLTITHPAFGNAMTFKAPVDF; the protein is encoded by the coding sequence ATGGTGATGGAGCCTTACAATCCGCCTCAGGATCCCTGGCTGGTCATTCTGTATCAGGATGAACACATTATGGTGGTCAACAAGCCCAGCGGCCTGTTGTCCGTGCCGGGGCGTCTGGACGAGCACAAAGACAGCGTGATGACGCGCATTCAGCGCGATTATCCGCAGGCGGAGTCTGTCCATCGCCTGGATATGGCCACCAGCGGCGTGATTGTGGTGGCGCTGAACAAAGCGGCGGAACGCGAGTTAAAGCGCCAGTTCCGCGAGCGCGAGCCGAAAAAGCAGTATGTCGCCCGCGTCTGGGGCCACCCCGCGCAGGCGGAAGGGCTGGTAGATTTACCGCTGATCTGCGACTGGCCAAACCGGCCTAAGCAGAAGGTGTGTTACGAAACCGGCAAGGCCGCGCAGACCGAGTACGAAGTGCTGGAGTACGCGCCGGATAATACCGCGCGCGTCCTGCTTAAGCCGATTACCGGACGTTCGCACCAGCTGCGCGTGCATATGCTCGCCCTGGGTCATCCGATTCTGGGCGACCGCTTCTACGCGCCGCCTGAAGCGCTGGCCTTAGCGCCACGTCTGCAGCTGCACGCGCAGACGCTCACCATCACCCATCCGGCCTTCGGTAACGCGATGACGTTTAAAGCCCCGGTGGACTTCTAA
- the djlA gene encoding co-chaperone DjlA produces the protein MQYWGKIIGVAFAIIMGAGFWGIVLGLIIGHMFDKARSRKMAWFANQRERQSLFFSTTFEVMGHLTKSKGRVTEADIQIASVFMDRMNLHGDSRLEAQNAFRIGKSDNYPLREKMRQFRSICFGRFDLIRMFLEIQIQAAFADGSLHPNERDVLYVIAEELGISRMQFDQFLRMMQGGAQFGGGYHQQSSGGAWQQAQRGPTLEDACNVLGVKPSDDQTTIKRAYRKLMSEHHPDKLVAKGLPPEMMEMAKQKAQEIQKAYELIKEKKGFK, from the coding sequence ATGCAGTATTGGGGTAAAATAATCGGCGTTGCGTTCGCCATCATCATGGGTGCCGGGTTCTGGGGGATTGTGCTTGGGCTTATTATCGGCCATATGTTTGATAAGGCGCGCAGCCGCAAAATGGCCTGGTTTGCCAATCAGCGCGAGCGTCAGTCACTCTTTTTCTCCACCACCTTTGAGGTCATGGGGCACTTAACCAAATCCAAAGGGCGTGTCACAGAAGCCGATATTCAGATTGCCAGCGTCTTTATGGATCGCATGAACCTGCACGGCGACTCCCGTCTGGAAGCGCAAAATGCGTTTCGCATCGGTAAGTCGGATAATTATCCGCTTCGCGAAAAAATGCGTCAGTTCCGCAGCATCTGCTTTGGACGTTTTGATTTAATTCGGATGTTTCTGGAAATTCAAATCCAGGCGGCTTTCGCAGACGGTTCACTTCATCCTAATGAACGTGACGTGCTGTACGTCATTGCGGAAGAGCTGGGCATCTCCCGCATGCAGTTTGACCAGTTCCTGCGCATGATGCAGGGCGGGGCGCAGTTTGGCGGCGGCTATCACCAGCAGTCGTCCGGCGGTGCCTGGCAGCAGGCGCAGCGTGGTCCGACGCTGGAAGACGCCTGCAACGTGCTTGGCGTTAAGCCCTCTGACGATCAGACCACGATTAAACGTGCCTATCGTAAGCTCATGAGCGAACACCATCCGGACAAACTGGTCGCGAAAGGCTTACCGCCAGAAATGATGGAGATGGCGAAGCAAAAAGCGCAGGAAATTCAGAAGGCGTACGAGCTCATTAAAGAGAAGAAAGGTTTCAAATAA
- the lptD gene encoding LPS assembly protein LptD: protein MKKRIPTLLATMIGSALYSQQGLAADLASQCMLGVPSYNRPLVSGDTNSLPVTITADSSKGTYPDNATFTGNVDINQGNSRLQADEVQLHQKQPEGAAEPVRTVDALGNVHYDDNQVILKGPKAWSNLNTKDTNVWKGDYQMVGRQGRGDADLMKQRGENRYTILENGTFTSCLPGSNTWSVVGSEVIHDREEQVAEIWNARFKLGPVPIFYSPYLQLPVGDKRRSGFLIPNAKYSTTNYFEFYLPYYWNIAPNMDATITPHYIHKRGNIMWENEFRYLTHAGAGLMELDYLPSDKVFQDEHPTEGDKHRWMYFWQHSGVMDQVWRFNVNYTKVSDPNYFNDFSSKYGSSTDGYATQIFSVGYAVQNFDATVTNKQFQVFSSQTASTYGAEPQLDVNWYQNDVGPFDTRIYGQAVHFVNTNSNMPEATRVHLEPVINLPWSNDWASLNTEAKLMATHYQQKNIDDYNTSNNAHLEESVNRTLPQFKMDGKLIFERDMAMLADGYTQTLEPRMQYLYVPYRDQSKIQNYDSSLLQSDYSGLFRDRTYGGLDRIASANQLTTGVTTRVYDDAAVERFNVSVGQIYYFTESRTGDDNINWEKDNKTGSLVWAGDTYWRMTDRWGLRGGVQYDTRLDNIATSSAAIEYRRDEDRMVQLTYRYASPEYIQATLPSYAGSEPYKDGISQVGGAASWPIADRWSIVGAYYFDTNANKPADQMVGLQYNSCCYALRVGYERKLNGWNSENNQSKYDNVIGFNFELRGLSSNYGLGTQKMLRSNILPYSSAL from the coding sequence ATGAAAAAACGTATCCCCACCCTCCTGGCCACAATGATTGGCTCCGCCCTGTACAGTCAACAGGGGCTGGCGGCCGATCTCGCCTCGCAGTGTATGCTTGGCGTCCCAAGTTATAATCGCCCACTGGTGAGTGGCGATACAAATAGCTTGCCGGTAACCATTACTGCCGACAGTTCGAAAGGGACTTACCCTGACAATGCCACCTTTACGGGCAATGTCGATATTAACCAGGGCAATAGCCGCCTGCAGGCAGATGAAGTGCAATTGCACCAGAAACAGCCGGAAGGTGCGGCCGAGCCGGTACGAACGGTGGATGCGCTGGGTAATGTGCACTATGACGACAATCAGGTCATCCTGAAAGGTCCGAAAGCCTGGTCAAACCTGAATACTAAAGATACTAACGTCTGGAAAGGTGATTACCAGATGGTGGGTCGCCAGGGGCGCGGCGACGCTGACCTGATGAAACAGCGCGGCGAAAACCGCTATACGATCCTGGAAAACGGTACGTTCACGTCATGTCTGCCGGGTTCGAATACCTGGAGCGTGGTCGGTAGCGAAGTTATCCATGACCGCGAAGAACAGGTCGCAGAGATCTGGAACGCCCGCTTTAAGCTGGGCCCTGTACCCATATTCTACAGCCCTTATCTGCAGCTTCCCGTCGGTGACAAACGTCGCTCCGGTTTCCTGATCCCGAATGCCAAATACAGCACCACGAACTACTTTGAGTTCTACCTGCCGTATTACTGGAACATCGCGCCAAACATGGATGCGACGATCACGCCGCACTATATTCACAAGCGCGGCAACATCATGTGGGAGAACGAGTTCCGCTATCTGACCCACGCCGGTGCGGGTCTGATGGAGCTGGATTATCTGCCGTCGGATAAAGTCTTCCAGGACGAGCATCCGACCGAAGGCGATAAACACCGTTGGATGTATTTCTGGCAGCATTCCGGGGTAATGGATCAGGTCTGGCGTTTTAACGTTAACTACACCAAGGTCAGTGACCCGAACTACTTCAACGATTTCTCGTCAAAATACGGTTCGAGTACCGACGGTTATGCCACGCAGATCTTCAGCGTTGGCTATGCGGTGCAGAACTTCGATGCGACGGTAACCAACAAGCAGTTCCAGGTGTTCTCCAGCCAGACCGCGAGTACCTATGGTGCCGAGCCGCAGCTGGACGTTAACTGGTACCAGAATGACGTGGGTCCGTTCGACACCCGTATTTATGGTCAGGCGGTGCATTTTGTAAACACCAATTCCAATATGCCGGAAGCCACCCGAGTTCACCTGGAGCCCGTCATCAACTTGCCATGGTCGAATGACTGGGCAAGCCTGAACACGGAAGCCAAGCTGATGGCGACACACTATCAGCAAAAAAATATTGATGATTACAACACCAGCAACAACGCTCATCTTGAGGAAAGCGTAAACCGTACGCTTCCACAGTTCAAAATGGACGGCAAGCTGATCTTCGAACGTGATATGGCTATGCTGGCGGATGGTTATACCCAGACGCTTGAACCGCGTATGCAGTATTTGTACGTGCCATACCGCGACCAGAGTAAAATTCAGAACTACGACTCCTCTTTACTGCAGTCTGACTACAGCGGCCTGTTCCGCGACCGTACTTATGGCGGTCTTGACCGCATCGCGTCTGCTAACCAGTTAACGACCGGCGTCACAACACGTGTTTATGATGATGCTGCCGTTGAACGTTTTAACGTTTCTGTTGGTCAAATCTACTATTTCACCGAGTCACGTACCGGTGATGACAACATTAACTGGGAGAAAGATAACAAAACGGGATCGCTGGTCTGGGCGGGAGATACTTACTGGCGTATGACCGATCGTTGGGGTCTGCGCGGTGGTGTGCAATATGACACTCGCCTCGATAATATTGCCACAAGCAGTGCTGCTATTGAGTACCGTCGCGATGAAGACCGTATGGTGCAGTTGACGTATCGTTACGCCAGCCCGGAATATATTCAGGCAACATTGCCATCTTATGCTGGCTCAGAACCCTATAAAGACGGTATTTCACAGGTGGGTGGCGCAGCGAGCTGGCCAATCGCCGACCGCTGGTCAATCGTAGGCGCTTACTACTTTGACACTAACGCCAATAAACCTGCTGACCAGATGGTGGGTCTGCAATATAACTCCTGCTGTTACGCGCTGCGTGTCGGCTACGAACGTAAGCTTAACGGCTGGAACAGTGAAAACAATCAGAGCAAATACGATAACGTGATTGGCTTTAACTTCGAGTTACGCGGCCTGAGTTCCAACTACGGTCTGGGTACGCAGAAAATGCTGCGCTCGAATATTCTGCCGTACAGTAGCGCCTTGTAA
- the surA gene encoding peptidylprolyl isomerase SurA, translating into MKNWKTLLLGVAMVANTSFAAPQVVDKVAAVVNNGVVLESDVDGLMKSVKLNSGEAGQQLPDDATLRHQILERLIMDQIVLQMGQKMGVKITDEQLDQAIANIAKQNNMSLDQMRSRLAYDGISYATYRNQIRKEMLISEVRNNEVRRRVTILPQEVDALAKQVGNQNDASTELNLSHILIPLPENPTSDQAAEAESQARSIVEQARNGGDFGKLAITYSADQQALKGGQMGWGRIQELPSIFAQALSTAKKGDIVGPIRSGVGFHILKVNDLRGQSQNISVTEVHARHILLKPSPIMTDDQARVKLEQIAADIKSGKTSFAKAAKEFSQDPGSANQGGDLGWAAADIYDPAFRDALMKLNKGQISAPVHSSFGWHLIELMDTRNVDKTDAAQKDRAYRMLFNRKFSEEAATWMQEQRASAYVKVLSN; encoded by the coding sequence ATGAAGAACTGGAAAACGCTGCTGCTCGGTGTCGCTATGGTTGCGAATACCAGCTTCGCCGCCCCCCAGGTTGTTGATAAAGTCGCTGCTGTGGTTAACAACGGCGTCGTGCTTGAAAGTGACGTTGACGGTCTGATGAAATCGGTGAAGCTCAATTCGGGCGAAGCCGGTCAACAGCTTCCTGATGACGCCACGCTGCGCCACCAGATCCTGGAGCGTCTGATCATGGATCAGATCGTTCTACAGATGGGGCAGAAAATGGGTGTGAAGATCACTGACGAGCAGCTCGATCAGGCGATCGCTAACATCGCGAAGCAGAACAATATGTCTTTAGACCAGATGCGCAGCCGTCTGGCCTATGACGGCATCAGCTACGCCACCTACCGTAACCAGATCCGTAAAGAGATGCTGATTTCGGAAGTGCGTAACAACGAAGTGCGTCGCCGCGTCACCATCCTGCCTCAGGAAGTGGACGCGCTGGCAAAACAGGTGGGTAACCAGAACGATGCGAGCACAGAGCTGAACCTGAGCCACATTCTGATCCCACTGCCAGAGAACCCAACGTCCGATCAGGCTGCGGAAGCAGAAAGCCAGGCGCGTTCGATTGTTGAACAGGCGCGTAACGGCGGCGACTTTGGCAAGCTGGCAATCACCTACTCCGCTGACCAACAGGCGCTGAAAGGCGGCCAGATGGGCTGGGGACGTATTCAGGAGCTGCCATCCATCTTTGCCCAGGCGCTGAGCACGGCGAAGAAAGGGGATATCGTTGGTCCTATCCGTTCAGGCGTGGGCTTCCACATTCTGAAGGTGAACGATCTGCGCGGCCAGAGCCAAAATATCTCCGTCACCGAAGTTCACGCTCGCCACATACTTCTGAAACCGTCACCGATCATGACTGACGATCAGGCGCGTGTGAAGCTGGAACAGATCGCAGCTGACATTAAGAGCGGTAAAACCTCATTTGCGAAGGCAGCAAAAGAGTTCTCTCAGGATCCAGGCTCTGCTAACCAGGGCGGCGATCTGGGCTGGGCGGCTGCGGATATTTACGATCCTGCCTTCCGCGACGCGTTGATGAAGCTGAACAAAGGCCAGATCAGCGCGCCGGTCCACTCTTCATTCGGCTGGCATCTGATCGAGCTGATGGACACCCGTAACGTTGATAAAACGGATGCGGCACAGAAAGACAGAGCCTACCGTATGCTGTTTAACCGTAAGTTCTCTGAAGAAGCCGCAACCTGGATGCAGGAACAACGCGCCAGCGCTTACGTGAAAGTTCTGAGCAACTAA
- the pdxA gene encoding 4-hydroxythreonine-4-phosphate dehydrogenase PdxA, whose amino-acid sequence MKQHRVVITPGEPAGIGPDLVVQLAQRSWPVELVVCADATLLQDRATLLGLPLTLIPYVEGQQPAPQQAGTLTLLSVPLRTPVIPGQLSTENGHYVVETLARACDGCLKGEFAALITGPVHKGVINEAGIPFTGHTEFFEERSHSPKVVMMLATEEMRVALVTTHLPIKAIPDAITPELLREIIGILHHDLQTKFGIPQPHVLVCGLNPHAGEGGHMGTEEIDTIIPVLNEMRAKGMNLSGPLPADTLFQPKYLDNADAVLAMYHDQGLPVLKYQGFGRGVNITLGLPFIRTSVDHGTALDLAGQGKADVGSFITALNLAIKMIVNTQ is encoded by the coding sequence ATGAAACAGCATCGTGTTGTTATCACGCCCGGCGAACCCGCCGGGATTGGGCCTGACCTCGTTGTCCAGCTCGCCCAGCGCAGCTGGCCGGTAGAGCTGGTTGTCTGCGCCGATGCAACACTGTTACAAGACCGGGCAACGCTGCTCGGTCTGCCTTTAACGCTCATCCCTTACGTTGAAGGCCAACAGCCAGCACCGCAGCAAGCCGGTACGCTCACCCTTCTTTCTGTTCCCCTTCGTACGCCGGTTATTCCGGGCCAGCTCAGCACGGAAAACGGCCACTATGTCGTTGAAACCCTGGCGCGCGCCTGCGACGGTTGCCTGAAGGGCGAATTTGCCGCCCTGATCACCGGCCCCGTCCACAAAGGCGTCATCAACGAAGCGGGTATACCCTTTACCGGGCATACAGAGTTCTTCGAAGAGCGCTCGCACAGCCCGAAAGTGGTGATGATGCTGGCGACGGAGGAAATGCGCGTTGCGCTGGTGACTACCCATCTGCCGATCAAAGCCATTCCTGATGCGATCACCCCTGAACTCCTGCGCGAGATCATCGGGATTTTGCACCACGATCTGCAGACAAAGTTTGGGATCCCGCAGCCGCACGTACTGGTCTGCGGCCTGAATCCGCACGCCGGTGAAGGCGGGCACATGGGCACCGAAGAGATCGACACCATCATTCCGGTACTCAACGAAATGCGGGCGAAGGGGATGAACCTCAGCGGGCCGCTGCCTGCAGATACCCTTTTCCAGCCGAAATACCTGGATAATGCCGACGCCGTGCTCGCGATGTACCACGATCAGGGCCTGCCCGTGCTAAAATACCAGGGCTTTGGCCGCGGGGTGAATATCACCCTCGGTTTACCCTTTATTCGAACGTCCGTTGACCACGGTACTGCGCTGGATCTGGCAGGCCAGGGGAAAGCGGATGTCGGCAGTTTTATTACGGCGCTTAATCTCGCCATCAAAATGATTGTTAATACTCAATGA
- the rsmA gene encoding 16S rRNA (adenine(1518)-N(6)/adenine(1519)-N(6))-dimethyltransferase RsmA has translation MTNRVHQGHLARKRFGQNFLNDQFVIESIVSAINPQKGQAMVEIGPGLAALTEPVGERLDELTVIELDRDLAARLQTHPFLGPKLTIYQQDAMTMNFGELSEKMGQPLRVFGNLPYNISTPLMFHLFSYTDAIADMHFMLQKEVVNRLVAGPNSKAYGRLSVMAQYYCNVIPVLEVPPSAFTPPPKVDSAVVRLVPHKTKPYPVKDLRVLSRITTEAFNQRRKTIRNSLSNSFTVEVLAELGIDPAMRAENISVEQYCKLANYISDNAPPKES, from the coding sequence ATGACTAATCGAGTCCATCAGGGCCACTTAGCCCGTAAACGTTTCGGGCAAAACTTCCTTAACGATCAGTTCGTGATCGAAAGCATTGTCTCGGCTATTAATCCGCAAAAAGGCCAGGCGATGGTCGAAATCGGCCCGGGCCTTGCCGCGCTGACCGAGCCGGTAGGCGAACGCCTCGACGAGCTGACCGTCATCGAACTGGACCGCGATCTGGCGGCACGCCTGCAAACGCACCCGTTCCTCGGGCCGAAGCTGACCATCTATCAGCAGGACGCCATGACCATGAACTTTGGCGAGCTGTCGGAAAAAATGGGCCAGCCGCTGCGCGTCTTCGGCAACCTGCCGTACAACATCTCCACGCCGCTCATGTTCCACCTCTTTAGCTATACTGATGCCATTGCCGACATGCACTTCATGTTGCAAAAAGAGGTTGTTAACCGTCTGGTTGCAGGCCCGAACAGTAAAGCGTATGGTCGTTTAAGCGTGATGGCACAGTATTACTGCAACGTGATCCCGGTACTCGAAGTACCGCCGTCAGCGTTCACACCACCACCGAAAGTGGATTCAGCGGTTGTGCGCCTTGTGCCGCACAAGACGAAACCGTATCCGGTTAAAGATCTGCGCGTACTGAGCCGCATTACCACAGAAGCCTTTAACCAGCGCCGTAAAACGATCCGTAACAGCCTGAGCAATTCGTTTACCGTTGAGGTGTTAGCCGAGCTGGGGATCGACCCGGCAATGCGTGCGGAGAACATTTCCGTAGAGCAGTACTGCAAGCTGGCTAATTACATCAGCGATAATGCGCCGCCGAAGGAGAGTTAA
- the apaG gene encoding Co2+/Mg2+ efflux protein ApaG translates to MIDSPRVCVHVQSVYVESQSSPDEERFVFAYTVTIRNLGRMPVQLRGRYWLITNGNGREIEVQGEGVVGEQPHIAPGEEYQYTSGAVIETPMGTMQGHYEMVDVDGNDFRVAIPVFRLAVTTLIH, encoded by the coding sequence ATGATTGATTCGCCCCGCGTATGTGTCCATGTACAAAGCGTCTATGTTGAATCACAGTCCTCACCGGACGAAGAACGTTTTGTTTTCGCTTACACCGTGACCATTCGCAATCTGGGGCGGATGCCCGTGCAGCTGCGCGGGCGCTACTGGCTTATCACTAACGGCAATGGCCGCGAAATCGAAGTTCAGGGCGAAGGTGTGGTCGGTGAACAGCCCCACATCGCCCCTGGCGAAGAGTACCAGTACACCAGCGGCGCGGTGATTGAAACGCCGATGGGTACCATGCAGGGCCATTATGAAATGGTCGACGTCGATGGCAATGATTTCCGCGTTGCCATTCCTGTGTTCCGTCTCGCCGTAACCACACTCATTCATTAA